From one Pseudomonas fluorescens genomic stretch:
- a CDS encoding lipoprotein, which yields MFKRSTINLGGAALCGALLLSGCANQMSQRSEHEERIERKLLEHSLQIDVGDPKVLELPQRRVRIHEQKNFEVTEFEVTRRYDRYTPYQPWREVYEIPLGAVAVVAGVGANVVNVFALGNLPDSVTHDWLSYGFDGLNPFMNAQSNGRAQQNLAGITEVQKDKRQEYTSVPWSERPVSVKAGKVDHELTTDRNGVLHLNLLDSPFSEQNLTHVGTLHLQVVDDDNNVRGDASLLISSSLRGKLVEAHELIFDDLEDDEVSQWVHRVKRLSELGLEEEASELEQSLIELTRNDPELQQEFLKSLTKDAGRLVADPGAH from the coding sequence ATGTTCAAGCGAAGTACCATCAACCTGGGGGGCGCCGCATTGTGCGGCGCCCTGCTCCTCAGCGGTTGCGCCAACCAGATGTCTCAGCGCAGCGAGCACGAGGAGCGCATCGAGCGCAAGCTGCTCGAACACAGCCTGCAGATCGATGTCGGAGACCCCAAGGTACTCGAGCTGCCGCAACGGCGTGTGCGCATCCACGAACAGAAGAACTTCGAAGTCACCGAATTCGAGGTCACTCGTCGCTACGATCGCTACACGCCTTACCAACCCTGGCGCGAAGTCTATGAGATTCCGCTGGGCGCGGTGGCGGTGGTGGCCGGAGTCGGCGCCAACGTGGTCAACGTCTTTGCGTTGGGCAACCTGCCCGACAGCGTTACCCATGACTGGCTGAGCTATGGCTTCGATGGCCTCAACCCGTTCATGAACGCCCAGTCCAACGGTCGTGCCCAGCAGAACCTTGCTGGCATTACCGAAGTGCAAAAGGACAAGCGTCAGGAATACACCAGCGTGCCGTGGAGCGAGCGCCCGGTATCGGTCAAGGCCGGCAAGGTGGATCATGAGCTGACCACCGACCGCAATGGCGTACTGCACCTGAACCTGCTCGACAGCCCGTTCAGCGAGCAGAACCTGACCCATGTCGGCACCTTGCACCTACAGGTCGTCGATGACGACAACAACGTGCGTGGCGATGCCAGCCTGCTGATCAGCAGCAGCCTGCGCGGCAAACTGGTGGAAGCCCACGAACTGATTTTCGATGACCTGGAAGACGATGAAGTCAGCCAGTGGGTACACCGGGTCAAGCGCCTGTCGGAGCTGGGCCTGGAAGAAGAAGCCAGTGAACTGGAGCAAAGCCTGATCGAGCTGACTCGTAACGATCCAGAGCTGCAGCAGGAGTTTCTCAAGTCGCTGACCAAGGACGCCGGCCGCCTGGTTGCCGACCCTGGCGCGCACTGA
- the dinB gene encoding DNA polymerase IV, with translation MSQRKIIHIDCDCFYAAIEMRDDPRLVGRPLAVGGSAERRGVIATCNYEARAFGVRSAMSSHHALKLCPDLLIVKPRMDAYKEASREIHGIFREYTDLIEPLSLDEAYLDVSDSSWFAGSATRIAADIRRRVAQQLHITVSAGVAPNKFLAKIASDWRKPNGLFVVTPNEVEDFVAALPVSKLHGVGKVTADKMGRLGIINCLELRDWSRLALAREFGSFGERLWGLARGIDDRPVQNDSRRQSVSVENTYDTDLPDLASCLEKLPELMETLAGRMARIDDSYRPGKPFVKVKFHDFSQTTLEQSGAGRDLGSYQLLLSQAFARGGKPVRLLGIGVRLQDLRGAHEQLELFARE, from the coding sequence ATGTCTCAACGCAAGATCATCCATATCGACTGCGATTGCTTCTACGCCGCCATCGAAATGCGCGACGACCCGCGCCTCGTCGGGCGGCCACTGGCGGTGGGCGGCTCGGCGGAGCGGCGAGGGGTGATCGCGACTTGCAACTATGAGGCGCGGGCGTTCGGGGTGCGCTCGGCGATGTCCTCGCACCATGCCCTCAAGCTGTGCCCGGACCTGTTGATCGTCAAACCGCGCATGGATGCCTATAAAGAAGCCTCGCGGGAAATTCACGGGATCTTTCGCGAGTACACCGATCTGATCGAGCCACTGTCGCTGGATGAGGCTTACCTGGATGTGTCGGACAGTTCCTGGTTCGCCGGCAGCGCCACGCGGATTGCTGCGGATATTCGCCGGCGGGTTGCCCAACAGCTGCATATCACCGTGTCGGCCGGTGTCGCGCCGAACAAGTTCCTGGCCAAGATCGCCAGTGACTGGCGCAAGCCCAATGGCCTGTTTGTGGTTACCCCGAATGAAGTCGAGGACTTCGTTGCTGCATTGCCGGTCAGCAAGCTGCACGGGGTAGGCAAGGTTACCGCCGACAAAATGGGTCGCCTGGGCATCATCAATTGCCTGGAGCTGCGTGACTGGAGCCGCCTGGCCCTGGCCCGTGAATTCGGTAGCTTTGGCGAGCGGCTGTGGGGGCTGGCGCGGGGCATCGATGACCGTCCGGTGCAGAATGACAGCCGTCGTCAGTCGGTCAGCGTGGAAAATACCTACGACACCGATCTACCGGACCTGGCCAGTTGCCTGGAAAAACTCCCAGAGCTGATGGAAACCCTGGCCGGGCGCATGGCCCGCATCGACGACAGTTATCGCCCGGGCAAGCCGTTCGTCAAAGTGAAGTTCCATGATTTCAGCCAGACCACCCTTGAGCAGTCAGGGGCGGGGCGTGACCTTGGCAGCTATCAGCTATTGCTCAGCCAGGCCTTTGCCCGTGGTGGCAAGCCTGTGAGGCTGTTGGGGATCGGTGTGCGCTTGCAGGATTTGCGCGGTGCTCATGAACAGCTGGAGCTGTTCGCCCGGGAGTGA